The Ischnura elegans chromosome 1, ioIscEleg1.1, whole genome shotgun sequence genome contains a region encoding:
- the LOC124160638 gene encoding uncharacterized protein T26G10.4-like, protein MEYLIRSLAAQRDNVGYRVNGIPITVLAYADDVALVSRKPDGMMKLLDLADRIAAWSGLKFNPRKCATLHVAGGRVRATEFRLGGGTPASMAEGESYDYLGILTGFNVDQTPGRLIEEIIENIDALDASLLAPWQKIEALNMFLLTKLDFILRGGRVRKGPLKILDKRVKRALKDWMYLPIRASWEICHLDPRKGGAGVFPTADQVDILTVSHAFRLLSSREPWVRALVDSAITKTVRNRTRREPEERDIAEYLSGSMRAEFGRYRFDVASLRSDARMASSRLAVKIGMSWNWSDVRREFEIVIPAHGREVDVIRVPSNKARMLGKLLRDAVRQRYLARLLAKPDQGKVFECISASPFSNHFLRTGANTRFCDWRFVHRARLGVVPLNAATRWGPRDDLRCRRCGWQSETLPHVLDHCKVHSSAWRGRHDAILHRLAGEVPREGVEIRVDRTPPMIDSALRPDLVVVDEGRRKIVIVDVTVPFENRKNALDVARQTKFQKYSGIAQQLADRGYTVSLSALVVGALGAWDPQNWVVFRDLGIAKLNVGRITKFMISDAIRWSREI, encoded by the coding sequence atggaATACCTGATCCGCAGCCTGGCTGCACAAAGGGATAATGTAGGCTATCGGGTTAACGGCATACCCATCACAGTTCTTGCCTACGCAGACGACGTTGCTCTGGTGTCCAGGAAGCCAGACGGGATGATGAAGTTGCTGGATCTCGCCGACCGGATCGCGGCATGGAGCGGGTTAAAATTCAACCCCCGCAAGTGTGCCACGCTCCATGTCGCCGGGGGGCGAGTGAGAGCGACGGAGTTTCGTCTGGGGGGCGGGACACCAGCCTCGATGGCAGAGGGCGAAAGTTACGACTATCTTGGGATCCTCACAGGTTTTAATGTAGATCAAACGCCAGGGCGCCTTATcgaagaaattattgaaaacatcgACGCGCTGGACGCGTCGTTGTTGGCGCCCTGGCAAAAAATAGAGGCTCTGAACATGTTTTTATTAACAAAACTTGATTTCATCCTCCGGGGAGGTAGGGTTAGGAAGGGCCCtcttaaaattttggataaacGGGTTAAGAGGGCCCTGAAAGATTGGATGTACCTCCCCATAAGAGCCTCGTGGGAGATCTGCCACCTGGATCCGCGGAAGGGGGGCGCGGGCGTCTTCCCGACCGCAGACCAGGTGGACATATTAACAGTTTCTCATGCTTTTCGTCTTCTGTCTTCCAGGGAGCCGTGGGTAAGAGCACTGGTGGACTCAGCAATAACAAAGACCGTAAGGAATAGAACCCGACGGGAACCAGAGGAGAGAGATATCGCAGAGTACCTTTCCGGAAGCATGCGCGCGGAGTTTGGACGATATCGTTTTGACGTGGCTTCTTTGCGGTCAGACGCGAGAATGGCGTCCAGCCGGTTGGCTGTCAAAATTGGAATGTCGTGGAACTGGAGTGACGTGAGGAGGGAGTTTGAGATCGTCATTCCAGCCCACGGCAGAGAGGTTGACGTCATCCGAGTTCCTTCAAACAAAGCGCGCATGTTGGGTAAGCTGTTGCGCGATGCTGTGCGACAACGATACCTTGCCCGTCTTTTGGCCAAACCTGATCAGGGCAAGGTATTCGAATGTATTTCGGCTTCACCTTTCTCAAACCACTTCCTTCGCACGGGCGCAAATACTAGATTTTGTGACTGGCGCTTCGTGCACAGGGCACGTTTAGGCGTGGTCCCTCTGAATGCGGCGACGAGGTGGGGTCCTAGAGATGACCTCCGGTGTAGGAGATGCGGGTGGCAGAGTGAAACCCTGCCGCACGTCTTGGATCACTGTAAGGTGCATTCGAGCGCGTGGCGGGGCAGACACGATGCTATCCTGCATCGACTCGCCGGAGAGGTTCCTCGCGAAGGCGTGGAAATCCGTGTCGATCGCACACCACCTATGATCGATTCTGCCCTCAGGCCCGATCTCGTCGTCGTTGATGAGGGACGTAGAAAAATCGTCATTGTTGACGTCACTGTGCCCTTTGAGAACCGGAAGAATGCCTTGGATGTAGCCAggcaaacaaaatttcaaaagtattctGGCATCGCACAACAACTTGCCGATCGCGGGTACACGGTTTCTTTGAGTGCACTCGTGGTCGGGGCGCTGGGAGCTTGGGATCCCCAAAATTGGGTGGTTTTCCGCGACCTCGGAATTGCAAAACTCAACGTCGGCAGGATCACAAAATTTATGATCTCCGACGCAATCCGATGGTCGCGGGAAATTTAA